DNA sequence from the Leuconostoc lactis genome:
TTACCGGCCAACTCATGGGTAATCGTGCACGTGTTTTGAAGAATAAGATGGCCAAGAATTTCGTTAAAAACGAAGTCTTTGAAATCCAAAAAGAAAAGCCAGATGCGGCCGCAATTGAAAAGTTGGAATCCGGTACTTTACGTCGCGCTGTTCAAGAAGGTGACAAAGAGGGCGGCGCTTTCATGGCTGGTCAAATCTCTGGTTTGATCAAAGATGAAAAGCCAGCCGCCCAAATTCTGTCTGACATTTGGGCAGAAGCAACTGACTTGATGGGTATTGAAAATACAACATTGTAACCACAGCGCTGACACGTCAGCAAATTTTACATGGGGACTAATATGAAATTAGGTATCTTATTTAGCGGTCAAGGCGCGCAAAAAGCTGGCATGGGTGCCGACTTATACGCAGCATTGCCCGCTTACCGTGACACAATTGACCAAGCGTCAGCCATCTTAGGCTATGATTTACAAGCTGTGGCCAATGACGAAACAAAAATCACGCAAACAGCTTACGCACAACCTGCTATTTTGGCGATGAGCAACGCGATTATTAACGCATTAGGTGAGAATTTACCAATGCCAGTAGCCGGGTTGGGCTTGAGCTTGGGTGAATATTCGGCGTTGACTGCCAGTGGGGCTATGGGATTTGAACAAGCCGTGGCGATTATCAAAGACCGTGGCATCTACATGCAGACAGTCGGTGCGGCGAATCCAGGTAAGATGGTTGCCGTGATGGGTGATGATCAAGCGTTGGTAGAAGATGTGTTGACATCATTGCAGGCAGCAGGCAAGCAAGTTTACCCAGCCAACTATAATACGTTTGCGCAACTGGTCATTGGTGGTGTGGCTGAAGATGTTGATGAGGCCATGGCAGCCTTAACTGAAGCAGGTATTCAACGACTCGTTGAATTACCCGTGTCAGGGGCCTTCCATACACCATTGTTAAAAGATGCAGCTGTGCAGTTGACAACACGTCTGGCGGGCGAAACTTTCAACGAGACCCAATATCCAGTTTATTCAAATACGACGGGGGCATTATTTACGGCTGACACGTTATTTGAAACACTGACAAAACAAATTATTTCACCCACTTACTTTGCGCAAGCAATGGAGAAAATGTTGGCTGATGGCGTCGATACATTTATTGAAGTTGGGCCATCAGACACGTTAATTAAATTCGCCAAGAAAATTGCACCAAAGGACGTCAAGCGTTACGCGATTACCGATATTGACAGTTTCAATGCGGTGCGTGATTTATTAGTTGCAGCAGGAAAGGAAGCCTAGTATGATGGATTTCACAGATCAAACAGTGCTCGTTACTGGCTCATCGCGCGGTATTGGTTTGGCAATTGCCAAAGCCTTTGATGCTGCGGGCGCCCAAGTGATTTTACATGCGCGTTCAGCTATCGCGCCAGAAATTTTGGCTGAATTTAAGCAGACACCGCAAACTTTGCAATTCGATATTGCGGATGCTGAAGCAGCTGAGGCTAGTATCAAGGCCTTATACAAGCAAGCAGATTTCCCTGGCATTGATGTTTTGATTAACAATGCGGGTATTACCAAAGACCAATTGGCTATGGCTATGACGCCAGCTGATTTTGCTCAGGTCATTAATGTGAACTTGAATGGGACATTTAATGTGACGCAACCAATCTTTAAGAAGATGATTCGTCAAAGACACGGGGCCATTGTGAACATGAGTTCCGTTATTGGATTAATGGGTAACATGGGGCAAACGAATTATGCTGCTTCAAAAGCAGGTATCATTGGTTTCACCAAGTCACTTGCCAAAGAAGGTGCCCGTCGTGGGATTCGTGTAAATGCGATTGCGCCAGGCATGATTATGTCTGATATGACGGCGGTTTTGCCAGAAGAAACGCAAGCGGAAATTTTGAAGAATATTCCCTTGTCACGGTTCGGTGAAGCCAGTGAAGTCGCTGAAGCAGCGCTTTTCTTAGCACATAGTTCCTACATTACAGGGCAAACATTGACTGTTGATGGCGGATTGTATATTTAATTAAAGGAGAACAACATGACACGAGTAGTCATTACTGGTCTTGGTGCCGTAACCCCACTTGGAAATGATACAGAAACATTTTTGAATGGTATCTTCAATGAAGAAATCGGGATTAAGCCAATTACAAAGTTCGATGCCACAGAAACAGGGATTACGGTCGCTGGCCAAGTTGATGGATTTGACCCAGCAAAACGTGTGGGCAAGCGTGATGCACGTAAGTTGGATTTGTTCTCGCAATACGCCATTGATGCTGCTGACCAAGCATTGGAAAATGCTGGTTTGAAAGCACCTGAAGGGTCAGAAAATCCAACGACTGTCCAAGACCCAAATCGTTTTGGGGTTATTCTTGGTAATGGTATCGGTGGTTTGACCACGATTCAGGAACAAGTGATTAAAATGCATGACAAGGGACCACAACGCGTGAGCCCATTGTTCGTGCCTGAATCAATTCCAAACATGGTGTCTGGTAACGTGTCATTGCGTTTTGGCGCCAAAGGGGTAAACTATACGGTGGTGACTGCTTGTGCCTCTGCAACCAATGCCATTGGGGAAGCCTTTTGGCGTATCCAATCAGGTAAAGCGGATGTGATGTTGACGGGTGGTTCAGAAGCGACAGTTAATGAAATTGGGATTGCTGGTTTCGCAGCTTTGACAGCGTTGTCAACGGAAACAGATCCGACTGAAGCGTCAAAGCCATTTGATAAGAATCGCCATGGTTTCGTCCTTGGTGAAGGGTCAGGTATTTTGGTGATTGAAAGCCTTGAACACGCGCAAGCACGCGGGGCCAACATCTTGGCAGAAGTTGTCGGTTATGGGGCATCATCTGATGCTTATCACATGACATCACCATCACCTGATGGTGAAGGTGCAGCACGTGCCATGCGCGATGCACTTCGCGATGCCGATTTGCAACCTGAAAAGATTTCATATATCAACGCGCATGGCACAGCTACCGGCGCTAACGATTCTGGCGAAGCGCATGCGATTGCCACAGTGTTTGGTGCTAACAATGTTCCTGTCTCATCAACTAAGGGGATGACGGGTCATTTGCTTGGTGCGGCTGGTGCGATTGAAGCGTTGGTTTCAGTTGGCGCCCTTGTTCGCGGCGAAATGCCAGTCAACGTTGGTGTGGACGAACAAGATGATGACACAAAGTTGGTCAACTTGGTCTCAACTGCGACAAAACACACTGCACCTGAATATGTATTGAGTGCAAATTATGGTTTTGGTGGGCACAACGCTGCAGTCATTTTCAAAAACTGGCACGAAGAGGCTTAATTCATGAGTTTAAATATCGATGAAATCCGCAGTTTGATGGCGGATCTAGAAAATAGTTCATTACGTGAATTTCAAATTACTGACGGTGATTTTAGTTTGCATTTGTCAAAAAATGACAATGCAGCGATTGTCGCACCAGCACTCGCTGCTGCAGCAGAATCAGTGACAGTTAACGATACCCCTAACGAACATCCATTGGCCAAACCAGTGGCAGCGGGGGTCGAAATTGTTGCCCCAATGGTTGGGACAGTGTATTTGCAACCAAAGCCAGAAGCGCCAATGTTTAAACAAGTTGGTGACAAGGTAGCGGTTGGCGAAACAGTGGCAGTGATTGAAGCGATGAAACTGATGACAGAAATTCATAGTGAAGTTGCTGGCACAATTGCCGAAGTTTTGGTGGAGAACGAAGAAGTGGTGGACTATAACAAGCCACTTTATATCGTGACACCAGCATAATTTAAGCGGATTTTTCCGCGTACATACCTGAATAGGAGGAAAGGCATACAGTAATTGGTGCTGTATGTTTAATAGACACATGAGCGTACTAAATACCCAACAAATTATGGACATCATCCCGCATCGTTATCCGATGTTGATGTTGGATACGGTTGAAGAATTGGTGCCGGGTGAACGTGCCGTGGCTTACAAGAATATTTCAATCAATGAAGAAATTTTCCAAGGTCATTTTCCAGGGAATCCAACATTTCCAGGTGCGTTAACCGTTGAAGCCTTGGCCCAAACGGGTGCCGTTGCGCTCTTGTCGATGCCGGAGTATAAAGGGAAAACAGCTTACTTTGGTGGTATCAAGAAGGCGCGTTATCGTCAAATGGTACGCCCTGGTGATCGTTTGCGTCTGGAAGTCACAATTGATCGTTTGCGTGGGCCAATTGGGACAGGTAAAGGCATTGTGTGGATTGGTGACAAGAAAGCAACAACTGCTGAATTGACATTCATCATTGGAGATTAATTGTGTTTAAAAAAGTATTGGTTGCCAACCGTGGTGAAATTGCGGTTCGTATCATCCGAACATTAAAAGAAATGGGTATTGGATCAGTGGCGATTTATTCGACTGCTGATAAGGATAGCCTACATGTTCAAATCGCTGATGAAGCTATCGCTGTCGGTGGGCCAAAGCCAAAAGATTCTTATTTGAACATGAAAAATATTTTGAGCGCCGCACTTCTTTCTGGGGCAGAAGCCATCCATCCAGGTTACGGCTTCTTAGCTGAAAATGCGCTGTTTGCCGAAATGGTCGGTGAGGTCGGGATTAAATGGATCGGTCCACGACCAGAAACCATCGAATTAATGGGTAATAAAGCGAATGCCCGTGAAGAAATGCGCCGCGCTGGGGTGCCTGTCATTCCAGGGTCTGAAGGGTTTATTCGAGATTTTGACGAAGCTAAGACTGTGGCTGATCGCATTGGCTATCCTTTGTTGCTCAAGGCTGCTGCTGGTGGTGGTGGTAAAGGGATGCGCTTTGTTTACGGCGAAGATGAGCTCTCAGATAAATTTGATGATGCGCAAAATGAAGCCCGTGCTGCTTTTGGCGATGACCATATGTATATCGAAAAGGTCATGGAACGCGTGCGACATATTGAAATGCAATTGTTGCGCGATGAGAATGGCCATGTGATTTATTTGCCTGAACGTAATTGTTCTTTGCAACGTAATAACCAAAAAGTGTTAGAAGAATCACCAGCAACTGGTGTGACGCCAGCGATGCGTGCTGAATTGGGTGACATTGTGACCCGCGCTGCCCAAGCTTTGGGTTATGTCAATACTGGTACGATTGAATTTTTACAAGATCATGAAGGCGCCTTTTATTTCATGGAAATGAACACGCGAATTCAAGTGGAGCATCCCGTTTCTGAAATGGTCACCGGTCTAGATTTGATTAAATTACAGATTGCTGTGGCCGCTGGGGAAGATTTGCCAGTGACGCAAGATGATGTACAAGTACAAGGACATTCGATTGAAGTACGT
Encoded proteins:
- a CDS encoding ACP S-malonyltransferase, which encodes MKLGILFSGQGAQKAGMGADLYAALPAYRDTIDQASAILGYDLQAVANDETKITQTAYAQPAILAMSNAIINALGENLPMPVAGLGLSLGEYSALTASGAMGFEQAVAIIKDRGIYMQTVGAANPGKMVAVMGDDQALVEDVLTSLQAAGKQVYPANYNTFAQLVIGGVAEDVDEAMAALTEAGIQRLVELPVSGAFHTPLLKDAAVQLTTRLAGETFNETQYPVYSNTTGALFTADTLFETLTKQIISPTYFAQAMEKMLADGVDTFIEVGPSDTLIKFAKKIAPKDVKRYAITDIDSFNAVRDLLVAAGKEA
- the fabG gene encoding 3-oxoacyl-[acyl-carrier-protein] reductase — encoded protein: MMDFTDQTVLVTGSSRGIGLAIAKAFDAAGAQVILHARSAIAPEILAEFKQTPQTLQFDIADAEAAEASIKALYKQADFPGIDVLINNAGITKDQLAMAMTPADFAQVINVNLNGTFNVTQPIFKKMIRQRHGAIVNMSSVIGLMGNMGQTNYAASKAGIIGFTKSLAKEGARRGIRVNAIAPGMIMSDMTAVLPEETQAEILKNIPLSRFGEASEVAEAALFLAHSSYITGQTLTVDGGLYI
- the fabF gene encoding beta-ketoacyl-ACP synthase II; protein product: MTRVVITGLGAVTPLGNDTETFLNGIFNEEIGIKPITKFDATETGITVAGQVDGFDPAKRVGKRDARKLDLFSQYAIDAADQALENAGLKAPEGSENPTTVQDPNRFGVILGNGIGGLTTIQEQVIKMHDKGPQRVSPLFVPESIPNMVSGNVSLRFGAKGVNYTVVTACASATNAIGEAFWRIQSGKADVMLTGGSEATVNEIGIAGFAALTALSTETDPTEASKPFDKNRHGFVLGEGSGILVIESLEHAQARGANILAEVVGYGASSDAYHMTSPSPDGEGAARAMRDALRDADLQPEKISYINAHGTATGANDSGEAHAIATVFGANNVPVSSTKGMTGHLLGAAGAIEALVSVGALVRGEMPVNVGVDEQDDDTKLVNLVSTATKHTAPEYVLSANYGFGGHNAAVIFKNWHEEA
- a CDS encoding acetyl-CoA carboxylase biotin carboxyl carrier protein, which translates into the protein MSLNIDEIRSLMADLENSSLREFQITDGDFSLHLSKNDNAAIVAPALAAAAESVTVNDTPNEHPLAKPVAAGVEIVAPMVGTVYLQPKPEAPMFKQVGDKVAVGETVAVIEAMKLMTEIHSEVAGTIAEVLVENEEVVDYNKPLYIVTPA
- the fabZ gene encoding 3-hydroxyacyl-ACP dehydratase FabZ, whose protein sequence is MSVLNTQQIMDIIPHRYPMLMLDTVEELVPGERAVAYKNISINEEIFQGHFPGNPTFPGALTVEALAQTGAVALLSMPEYKGKTAYFGGIKKARYRQMVRPGDRLRLEVTIDRLRGPIGTGKGIVWIGDKKATTAELTFIIGD
- the accC gene encoding acetyl-CoA carboxylase biotin carboxylase subunit; the encoded protein is MFKKVLVANRGEIAVRIIRTLKEMGIGSVAIYSTADKDSLHVQIADEAIAVGGPKPKDSYLNMKNILSAALLSGAEAIHPGYGFLAENALFAEMVGEVGIKWIGPRPETIELMGNKANAREEMRRAGVPVIPGSEGFIRDFDEAKTVADRIGYPLLLKAAAGGGGKGMRFVYGEDELSDKFDDAQNEARAAFGDDHMYIEKVMERVRHIEMQLLRDENGHVIYLPERNCSLQRNNQKVLEESPATGVTPAMRAELGDIVTRAAQALGYVNTGTIEFLQDHEGAFYFMEMNTRIQVEHPVSEMVTGLDLIKLQIAVAAGEDLPVTQDDVQVQGHSIEVRLTAEQPENHFAPSAGTVDFVFLPTGGPGIRIDSALFNGDKIQPFYDSMIGKLIVHGADRAQAMAKMRRIVDETVIRGVATSRAFQQALLADPQVQRGEFDTRYLESDFLPRWLDSLPATE